One window of Ziziphus jujuba cultivar Dongzao chromosome 5, ASM3175591v1 genomic DNA carries:
- the LOC107421268 gene encoding AT-hook motif nuclear-localized protein 17, which translates to MKGEYVESKNETQSMFSKLHHPHPHQHQHQHQQHHPHQHHPFANPFQVITRECQTSEEDDTSRSSSGAATATTTTTSNPTAQRAKDPNPPGDGATIEVVRRPRGRPPGSKNKPKPPVIITRDTEPAMSPYILEVPGGNDIVEAIARFCRRKNMGLCVLTGSGTVANVTLRQPSTTPGATVTFHGRFDILSICATFLPQTTASCPVPNGFTISLAGPQGQIVGGLVAGTLIAAGTVYVIGASFNNPSYHRLPAEDEVRNSGSADGHSPQSGGGDSGGHAPAESCGMSMYSCHLPSDVIWAPTARQPPPPPPY; encoded by the coding sequence atgaaaggGGAATATGTAGAATCCAAGAATGAAACCCAAAGCATGTTCTCAAAGCTTCACCATCCTCACCCTCACCAACACCAACACCAACACCAACAACACCACCCTCACCAACACCATCCATTCGCAAATCCTTTCCAAGTAATCACTCGCGAATGCCAGACCTCCGAAGAAGACGATACCAGCCGTAGCAGCAGCGGCGCCGCCACAGCAACAACAACTACCACATCCAACCCAACTGCTCAGCGAGCCAAAGATCCTAATCCTCCCGGCGATGGAGCAACCATTGAAGTTGTTAGGCGACCGCGGGGTCGCCCTCCCGGCTCCAAGAACAAACCCAAACCTCCCGTCATCATTACGCGCGATACTGAGCCCGCCATGAGTCCTTACATTCTCGAAGTCCCTGGTGGGAATGATATTGTTGAAGCTATTGCTCGGTTCTGTCGCCGGAAGAATATGGGTCTGTGTGTGCTAACCGGTTCTGGCACCGTTGCTAACGTCACGCTCCGTCAGCCTTCAACGACCCCTGGCGCTACTGTTACTTTCCATGGCCGATTTGATATCCTCTCCATCTGTGCGACTTTTCTTCCTCAAACGACGGCGTCTTGCCCTGTTCCTAATGGGTTTACTATCTCTCTGGCTGGACCTCAGGGCCAGATCGTCGGTGGTTTGGTCGCCGGCACGCTTATTGCCGCTGGTACTGTGTATGTAATCGGTGCGTCGTTTAACAATCCTTCTTACCACCGGCTTCCGGCGGAGGATGAGGTTCGTAATTCGGGTTCGGCCGACGGGCACTCGCCTCAGTCAGGTGGAGGAGACAGTGGCGGACACGCGCCGGCGGAGTCGTGTGGGATGTCTATGTATAGCTGTCACTTGCCGTCGGATGTAATTTGGGCACCCACCGCTAGACAACCACCTCCACCGCCACCTTACTGa